One genomic segment of Vibrio fluvialis includes these proteins:
- a CDS encoding glycoside hydrolase family 9 protein, whose translation MHKFKLSLATILILSSCSVYANEQLINGKFDGSMDGWWNAGADVKINNGEACVEIRNPGENSWNVILGQGGIGLANNADYQVSFDAYATVNTQMRTLIQHEGPPYTNYFVDETKVSPKKKSYKFRFNHAVESDVKTEFQFQMGAQKKGKVCVSNVSVVGEKYVENLKINSVRANQVGYLPQADKFVFVANESKEPLKWVLTNSSNINIDMGSTEVFGLNKASGEFIHRIDLSNYKSDMSGLKVKVGEDESFPFSINKHIYNQLKYDALSYFYQNRSGIDIDKALVQRDDLARPGGHMSDVVTCFDKTDSWGNKWPGCDFSVDVTGGWYDAGDHGKYTVNSGISTWTLLNLFERGKWLDNAPIPFAEGKVKIPEAGNGVNPLLSEARWNIEFMLAMQIQSDKPVTVPVGDQSGDKTLKLTKIDAKGMAFHKVADEAWTGMPLPPHMDTQKRYVGYPTTAATLNLSAIGAQCARIWKEIDPNFSKSCLNAAQKAWEAASKNPYILAYDNFTGSGPYDDKELSDEFYWAASELYITTGDSKYLKALKASPHYLETPKGNIEADGEMFWGYTAPLATISLAVVPNGLGDDQIKVARNNLIATSDNFVGQIENEGYHIPYTVEEYPWGSNSSFLNRAIFLIYANDFTGDIKYVKAAANAMDYLLGANPMNISYITGYGSNAAKSPHHRFWAHAADENSPAPAPGALVGGPNSTSYSDPVAAPMKGLCVAQTCYRDSINAWSFNEITINWNAPLVWVATTLDEGQLN comes from the coding sequence ATGCACAAATTCAAACTCTCACTGGCAACCATACTGATTCTTTCATCGTGTTCTGTTTATGCAAATGAGCAGCTTATTAACGGTAAATTTGACGGTAGTATGGATGGCTGGTGGAATGCTGGTGCAGATGTAAAAATCAATAATGGCGAAGCGTGCGTCGAAATTAGAAACCCGGGTGAAAACTCGTGGAATGTAATTTTAGGCCAAGGCGGCATTGGTTTAGCCAATAACGCAGACTATCAGGTTTCATTTGATGCGTATGCAACCGTGAATACTCAGATGAGAACCCTTATTCAGCATGAAGGTCCTCCTTATACCAATTATTTTGTTGATGAGACAAAAGTCTCACCGAAGAAGAAGAGTTATAAGTTTAGGTTCAATCATGCTGTTGAAAGCGATGTTAAAACTGAGTTCCAGTTCCAAATGGGAGCACAGAAAAAGGGAAAAGTATGCGTCAGCAACGTTTCAGTCGTGGGTGAGAAATATGTTGAAAACCTTAAAATAAACTCTGTTCGCGCCAACCAAGTTGGTTATCTTCCTCAAGCCGATAAGTTTGTATTTGTCGCTAATGAATCTAAAGAGCCCTTAAAGTGGGTGTTAACCAACAGCAGTAATATCAATATCGATATGGGTAGCACGGAAGTTTTTGGTCTAAATAAGGCTTCAGGTGAGTTTATCCACCGTATTGACTTATCAAACTACAAATCGGATATGAGTGGTTTGAAAGTGAAAGTTGGCGAAGACGAGAGCTTCCCATTCAGCATCAACAAACATATCTACAACCAGTTGAAGTACGATGCGTTGTCTTATTTCTATCAAAACCGCAGTGGTATCGATATCGATAAAGCCTTAGTACAGCGTGACGATTTGGCGCGTCCGGGCGGCCATATGAGCGATGTGGTTACCTGTTTTGATAAGACGGACAGCTGGGGCAATAAATGGCCAGGTTGTGATTTTTCGGTTGATGTAACCGGTGGCTGGTATGACGCAGGTGACCACGGTAAGTACACAGTGAACAGCGGTATCTCAACCTGGACTCTGTTGAACCTGTTTGAAAGAGGTAAATGGTTAGATAACGCACCTATTCCTTTTGCCGAAGGGAAGGTGAAAATCCCTGAAGCTGGAAACGGTGTGAATCCTTTGCTCTCTGAAGCCCGTTGGAATATCGAGTTCATGTTAGCGATGCAGATCCAAAGTGACAAACCCGTCACAGTTCCTGTTGGCGACCAGTCTGGGGATAAAACACTTAAACTGACTAAGATTGACGCAAAAGGTATGGCTTTTCATAAAGTCGCTGATGAAGCTTGGACAGGGATGCCATTGCCACCGCATATGGACACCCAGAAGCGATATGTGGGTTACCCAACGACAGCGGCAACGTTGAACTTGTCTGCGATTGGTGCTCAATGTGCCCGAATTTGGAAAGAGATTGATCCTAATTTTTCGAAAAGCTGTTTGAATGCAGCGCAAAAAGCTTGGGAAGCTGCGAGCAAAAATCCTTATATTCTTGCCTATGATAACTTCACTGGATCAGGTCCTTATGATGATAAAGAGCTTTCAGACGAGTTCTACTGGGCTGCAAGTGAACTTTATATCACCACAGGTGATAGCAAGTACCTTAAAGCACTGAAAGCTTCTCCTCATTATCTAGAGACACCAAAAGGCAACATTGAAGCTGATGGTGAAATGTTCTGGGGGTACACAGCGCCTTTAGCGACGATAAGCTTGGCGGTAGTTCCTAACGGACTGGGTGACGATCAGATTAAAGTAGCAAGAAACAACCTAATCGCCACCTCTGATAACTTTGTGGGTCAGATTGAGAATGAGGGCTACCACATTCCTTACACGGTAGAAGAGTACCCATGGGGCTCGAACTCAAGTTTTTTAAACCGAGCTATCTTCTTAATTTATGCGAATGATTTCACTGGCGATATTAAGTATGTGAAAGCGGCTGCAAATGCGATGGATTACTTACTTGGCGCTAACCCAATGAACATCTCTTACATCACGGGTTACGGTTCCAATGCAGCTAAGAGCCCTCATCACCGTTTTTGGGCGCATGCCGCTGATGAAAACTCACCAGCTCCCGCACCAGGTGCGCTAGTGGGTGGACCAAACTCAACAAGTTACAGCGATCCTGTGGCTGCTCCAATGAAGGGGCTGTGTGTGGCCCAAACCTGCTATAGAGACAGCATTAATGCGTGGTCGTTCAATGAGATCACGATTAACTGGAATGCTCCTTTAGTTTGGGTTGCTACTACTTTGGATGAGGGGCAATTGAATTAA
- a CDS encoding LacI family DNA-binding transcriptional regulator: MTNKKNKAPTVYDVAKLAGVSPSTVSRFLNRTTFVAEEKSHKIEQAITTLGYKPNFQMQQDKSRRSMTIGVLVQHPDSPYTSSILNDMERVLLAQGYSLVLATGHWQNKLEMNALEYLMKCSVDGLIIVTGSLSEHMILKTAESIPVVAVGYNIEGENIRSLNLDNVMGGYIATLHLLQLGHMNIVHIKGLESQPDSRARLKGYKKALLESNIKPNPKLIKQGDFRSETGYQMTVELIESKVHFSALFAANDLTAYGAIKALTDHGYKVPEDVSVIGFDDLPVSQYFTPALTTLRQPIEEIGALCARSMLNLLSGERHEVRLPPIDLIVRQSTKSIYR, translated from the coding sequence ATGACCAACAAAAAGAATAAAGCTCCAACTGTTTATGATGTAGCAAAATTGGCGGGTGTATCACCCAGCACCGTTTCACGCTTTTTGAACCGAACGACCTTTGTTGCGGAAGAGAAGAGTCATAAGATCGAACAAGCCATCACTACTCTTGGCTACAAGCCAAACTTCCAGATGCAGCAGGATAAAAGTCGCCGTTCTATGACGATTGGTGTCCTGGTACAGCATCCTGACAGCCCGTACACCAGTAGCATTCTCAATGATATGGAACGAGTCCTGTTGGCACAGGGCTATTCTTTAGTTCTGGCAACCGGACATTGGCAGAACAAGCTGGAGATGAATGCGCTTGAGTACTTAATGAAGTGTTCAGTTGACGGTCTCATCATCGTGACTGGTAGCCTAAGTGAACACATGATTTTGAAAACCGCGGAATCAATCCCTGTGGTAGCTGTGGGCTACAACATCGAGGGAGAAAACATCCGTTCACTCAATTTGGACAACGTGATGGGTGGCTATATTGCTACTTTGCACTTGTTACAACTCGGTCATATGAACATCGTTCATATTAAAGGGCTAGAGAGTCAACCAGACTCAAGAGCTCGTCTTAAAGGCTATAAAAAAGCTTTGCTTGAATCGAATATCAAACCTAATCCTAAGCTGATTAAGCAGGGCGATTTTAGATCAGAAACCGGCTATCAAATGACTGTGGAATTAATCGAATCAAAAGTGCATTTCTCAGCACTGTTTGCAGCCAATGATCTAACGGCTTATGGCGCGATCAAAGCGCTGACTGACCATGGTTATAAAGTACCAGAAGATGTCTCGGTGATTGGGTTTGATGATTTACCCGTTTCACAATATTTCACACCGGCATTGACCACCTTGCGCCAGCCAATAGAAGAAATTGGTGCTTTATGTGCGAGATCTATGCTGAATTTGCTTTCCGGAGAGCGACACGAAGTGAGATTACCTCCGATTGATCTTATCGTTCGTCAGTCTACCAAGTCGATTTATCGATGA
- a CDS encoding GH36-type glycosyl hydrolase domain-containing protein: protein MKFGYFDDNNKEYIATTPCTPIKWCNYVGTLEFGGLVDSNGGVVLCKGDPALNRITKYIAQLPNSDFKGSTVYLKVTNHEGNVEVFSPFYTPTLNPLEKFENHTGLSYTKIISEGYGVRCEVTLFVPKDAPVLLEDIKVTNISDEELHVDVVPVFEFTHFDALKQLVNADWVPQTMTLKAHQQASGHTVLEQYAFMKRDYAVNLMTADRPATSFDGDRQKFLGNMGYGSWAAPEKLFTADLGNSECLRGDNIGALNLRLGWLAPQQNERTVVQLTQMPSLAQAESMLAKYRDHQEVDKAFDALATHWDNYLAAVQVETPDPAMNSMLNIHNPRQCHTTKNWSRYLSLYQLGYGARGIGFRDSSQDTLGVITHMPEEAREFIERLLSVQNVDGSAMHQFFPSTMEANAGDSREEEDRPDYYGDDHLWIVYAVTQYVKETGNAAFLDKLIPFYQKDKQGKPLESASVWEHLCRAIEFTRGNTGQHGLPLLGFADWNDTVNLPTGAESLMVASMYGKALLDMLDLCRLRGEDDRAAQYQAQYEQMKAIVNQCGWDGEWFVRYFDEQGQPVGSHTNAQGQIYTNGQSWPVIAGFAEQDRATQALNSVYTKLNTANGIKLSTPGYNGFNPNLGGVSTYPPGAKENGGIFLHSNPWVMIAEAKMGNGDRAYEYYRQINPASKNDVIDIFESEPYCYPQNILGDEHPQFGLGRNAWLSGTSSWTYVAGTQWILGVRPDIDGLIVDPCIPSDWKEFRVTRQFRGATYYIHVTNPDKVSKGVAELRVNGEVLAGNKVPVFTEGEHQVEVRLG, encoded by the coding sequence ATGAAATTCGGATATTTTGACGATAACAATAAAGAATATATCGCCACCACTCCTTGTACACCGATTAAGTGGTGTAACTATGTAGGTACACTGGAGTTTGGTGGTTTGGTTGACAGTAACGGTGGTGTTGTTTTATGTAAAGGTGACCCTGCGCTGAACCGCATCACCAAATACATTGCTCAACTGCCAAACTCAGACTTCAAAGGCTCTACTGTTTATCTGAAAGTGACTAACCATGAAGGTAACGTTGAAGTATTTTCACCTTTTTACACGCCAACATTAAACCCGCTGGAAAAGTTCGAAAACCACACTGGTCTTTCTTACACAAAAATCATTTCAGAAGGCTATGGCGTTCGATGTGAAGTTACTTTGTTTGTGCCTAAAGATGCTCCTGTGCTACTTGAAGACATCAAAGTCACTAACATAAGTGATGAAGAGCTACATGTAGATGTTGTGCCTGTGTTTGAGTTCACCCATTTTGACGCGTTAAAACAACTGGTTAACGCAGACTGGGTGCCTCAAACCATGACTTTGAAAGCGCATCAACAAGCGTCTGGACATACAGTTCTAGAGCAGTATGCCTTTATGAAACGCGACTACGCGGTAAACCTGATGACGGCGGATCGCCCTGCGACTTCTTTTGATGGTGACCGCCAGAAGTTCCTTGGCAATATGGGTTATGGCAGCTGGGCTGCGCCTGAAAAACTGTTTACTGCTGACCTGGGTAATAGTGAATGTCTGCGTGGTGACAACATTGGCGCATTAAACTTGCGTTTAGGTTGGTTAGCACCACAGCAGAACGAGCGTACCGTTGTACAGCTAACGCAAATGCCGAGCCTAGCACAAGCTGAATCTATGCTTGCGAAGTATCGTGATCATCAAGAAGTGGATAAGGCGTTTGACGCTCTGGCTACTCATTGGGACAACTATCTTGCGGCAGTTCAGGTTGAAACGCCTGATCCAGCAATGAACTCAATGCTGAACATTCACAACCCGCGTCAGTGTCATACAACGAAAAACTGGTCACGCTATTTGTCTTTGTATCAGCTTGGCTACGGTGCTCGCGGCATTGGTTTCCGAGACTCTTCGCAAGACACTCTTGGTGTAATTACTCATATGCCTGAAGAAGCGCGCGAATTTATCGAGCGTCTGCTTTCGGTACAAAACGTTGATGGTTCAGCGATGCACCAGTTCTTCCCATCTACGATGGAAGCGAACGCAGGTGACTCTCGTGAAGAAGAAGATCGCCCTGATTACTACGGCGATGACCACTTGTGGATTGTTTATGCAGTAACGCAGTACGTCAAAGAAACAGGTAATGCAGCGTTTCTCGATAAGCTAATTCCGTTCTATCAAAAAGATAAGCAAGGCAAACCGCTTGAATCGGCGAGCGTGTGGGAACACTTATGCCGCGCGATTGAATTCACTCGTGGTAATACTGGTCAACATGGCTTGCCACTGCTTGGTTTCGCTGACTGGAACGATACGGTGAACTTGCCAACAGGTGCTGAGTCTCTAATGGTTGCCAGCATGTACGGTAAAGCGCTACTCGATATGCTCGATCTCTGCCGCTTGCGTGGTGAAGATGACCGTGCCGCGCAATATCAGGCACAGTATGAGCAGATGAAGGCCATCGTTAACCAATGTGGCTGGGATGGTGAGTGGTTTGTTCGTTACTTTGACGAGCAGGGACAACCTGTCGGTTCTCATACCAACGCGCAGGGCCAAATCTATACCAATGGTCAAAGCTGGCCAGTGATTGCAGGCTTTGCTGAGCAAGATCGCGCGACTCAGGCGCTTAACTCGGTATACACCAAACTCAATACGGCAAACGGTATTAAGCTTTCAACCCCTGGTTACAATGGCTTTAACCCGAACCTTGGTGGTGTTTCAACTTACCCTCCGGGCGCGAAAGAAAATGGCGGTATTTTCCTCCACTCAAACCCGTGGGTGATGATTGCTGAAGCGAAAATGGGTAACGGTGATCGTGCCTACGAGTACTATCGCCAAATTAACCCAGCATCAAAGAATGATGTGATTGATATCTTTGAATCAGAACCTTACTGCTACCCGCAAAACATCCTTGGTGATGAGCATCCGCAGTTTGGTCTTGGCCGAAACGCTTGGTTGTCGGGCACATCTTCGTGGACTTATGTTGCCGGAACACAATGGATTTTGGGCGTGCGTCCTGACATTGATGGTTTGATTGTTGATCCTTGTATTCCATCTGATTGGAAAGAGTTTCGCGTTACACGCCAGTTCCGTGGTGCTACCTACTATATTCACGTAACCAACCCAGACAAAGTAAGTAAAGGTGTGGCGGAGTTGCGCGTGAATGGTGAAGTCCTAGCAGGGAACAAAGTGCCAGTGTTTACTGAAGGTGAACATCAAGTAGAGGTAAGACTCGGCTAG
- a CDS encoding GH116 family glycosyl hydrolase — protein MINKIPYTSYSGQAGALCSKGNAVEFLQPWYTPISTTPANTGMAVGGIGSTFTLTPQGNTPNFSFIPGIFVDCEYESIHFNDFYFSVMDEHSLDNLDIPNVGELLLFLKYYPADFSFDIHHADNKSYILSGIKDCLRSGLFYLNNKSNFERWQIEFSDKTQQAITNDPSSLETQLLVVIDFFNGLLVNNSARALSLTANNGSSVESIDPSDIEYRALYPIAEYEYQGLESVALTRQVISPIVKNDQMLCSLPMHWNHFEMSNRSDKTQLVTLVQPLRNLIGSTYKKAREGVQDSCCHLVQNAISQQHQPVTISGAGFEFHGVSMTSNSPYDGDISGEVLYGVHTQLDGVAAEQVTVTVKPQVYCSKADQQVERALKTGRTNAHFDRGIYSGREPLSALVCVQVTLKPGETIALRFAQVMDHSKILLDGWESEKAYARYFDAQSRAQSILNQTLPRLSEIEQNIISQQLEFLDNASQTFVDNDSALRFATMAMNSLSFLAESTVWDKENVLLVKECVDYPFFNSLDVYFYGSFSLLYLLPELDGCVMKHFAKAILNSDEKLRRYWEYEDKPYAELVDEKYQGSRAERGAVIHDLGSPFDIEPDAYSWHNVKEWKDLAPKFILMVYRHWQKTGNREVVESCWSSVKESIDYLTNLIEDGDTLPLTRGTDDTFDNLASHGVSIYCGGLWVAGLRAASELALLVGEKELAQGYTQRSKEALETLERGLWDEQKGYYHFFITPIQAKHLTGNGFESLEKLGLTLTGNTVHDASLVNAYLDAYDVDSSVSKRDQRLAKKQRLIDLAPQAFSAEFAKLEADSDNSFGDALLADSYLKQVDLPGLFDSSRIERTLDFIYQTNFVSNSPKLGVANMTLADGRPHDAFQAQDVWIGVQFSVATALRLAGKQEQAECLMDTVYQALYSMAKIPFAAPEGFNCSVTVSGKDIAQRFDLKSEVASELLLQLQKVGHLFADGRVNPELTQNIEEFALSLSKLPSNVDYRDLHTWLLSTGLKYTAGRYFRPGMIYAYLYR, from the coding sequence ATGATAAATAAAATTCCATATACATCGTATTCAGGTCAAGCTGGTGCATTATGCAGTAAAGGGAATGCCGTTGAGTTTCTTCAGCCTTGGTATACCCCGATCTCAACAACTCCTGCCAATACAGGGATGGCTGTGGGTGGTATAGGGTCGACATTTACCTTAACCCCGCAAGGTAACACCCCAAACTTTAGCTTTATTCCAGGTATATTTGTTGACTGTGAGTATGAAAGTATTCACTTTAATGATTTTTATTTTTCTGTGATGGATGAACACTCTCTGGATAATTTGGATATACCAAATGTTGGTGAGTTGTTACTGTTTTTGAAATATTATCCTGCGGATTTTTCTTTTGATATTCATCATGCCGATAATAAAAGTTATATTCTTTCTGGAATAAAGGATTGTTTGCGTTCAGGCTTGTTCTATCTAAATAATAAATCCAACTTTGAACGTTGGCAGATTGAATTTTCCGATAAAACCCAACAAGCGATCACCAACGATCCTTCTAGTCTTGAAACCCAGTTGCTTGTTGTGATCGATTTCTTCAATGGTTTATTGGTAAACAACTCGGCACGAGCTCTGTCGCTGACGGCTAATAATGGTTCAAGCGTTGAATCTATTGATCCAAGCGACATAGAGTACCGTGCTCTTTATCCGATCGCAGAGTACGAATATCAAGGGCTTGAGTCTGTTGCGCTAACGCGTCAGGTCATTTCACCTATTGTGAAAAACGACCAAATGCTTTGTAGCTTGCCGATGCACTGGAACCACTTCGAGATGAGTAACCGTAGTGACAAAACTCAGCTTGTCACCTTGGTTCAACCGTTACGCAATTTGATTGGTTCAACCTATAAGAAAGCACGTGAAGGTGTTCAGGATTCTTGTTGTCACTTAGTTCAAAATGCCATTAGCCAACAACATCAGCCAGTAACTATCTCTGGTGCTGGTTTTGAGTTCCATGGCGTGAGTATGACATCGAACTCACCTTATGATGGCGATATCTCTGGTGAGGTCTTGTATGGCGTGCATACCCAACTTGATGGGGTAGCGGCTGAACAAGTAACAGTGACCGTCAAACCTCAGGTCTACTGCAGCAAAGCGGACCAACAAGTTGAGCGAGCATTAAAAACAGGCCGTACCAATGCGCATTTTGATCGTGGTATCTATAGTGGTCGAGAGCCATTAAGTGCTTTGGTCTGTGTGCAAGTAACTCTTAAACCTGGTGAGACGATTGCACTTCGATTTGCTCAAGTGATGGATCACAGCAAAATCTTATTGGATGGTTGGGAAAGTGAAAAAGCTTATGCCCGTTACTTTGATGCTCAATCGCGAGCGCAATCTATTCTCAACCAGACTTTACCGAGACTGAGCGAGATCGAACAAAACATTATCAGCCAACAGCTCGAGTTCCTTGATAATGCCAGCCAAACCTTTGTTGATAATGACAGTGCGCTTCGTTTCGCCACCATGGCGATGAACAGCTTGTCCTTCCTAGCGGAATCTACGGTATGGGATAAGGAAAACGTACTTCTGGTGAAAGAGTGTGTTGATTACCCATTTTTTAACTCACTGGATGTGTATTTCTACGGTTCATTTTCTCTGCTCTATCTGCTTCCAGAGCTTGATGGCTGCGTAATGAAACACTTTGCCAAAGCTATCTTAAACAGTGACGAAAAGCTGCGACGCTACTGGGAATATGAAGATAAGCCTTATGCAGAGCTGGTGGACGAGAAATATCAGGGAAGCAGAGCTGAACGTGGGGCGGTCATTCACGATCTGGGCAGTCCTTTTGATATTGAGCCAGACGCTTACAGTTGGCATAACGTCAAAGAGTGGAAAGACTTAGCGCCTAAATTCATTCTGATGGTGTATCGCCACTGGCAAAAAACGGGCAACCGAGAAGTGGTTGAAAGTTGTTGGTCATCCGTGAAAGAGAGTATCGATTATCTGACCAATCTTATTGAAGATGGAGATACTCTGCCTTTGACCCGCGGCACTGATGACACCTTTGACAATCTTGCTTCTCATGGTGTTTCAATCTACTGTGGTGGCTTATGGGTAGCAGGGTTGCGTGCCGCGAGTGAACTGGCTTTGTTAGTTGGTGAGAAAGAGCTGGCTCAGGGGTATACACAACGTTCTAAGGAAGCTCTTGAAACATTAGAGCGCGGGCTTTGGGATGAGCAAAAAGGCTACTACCATTTCTTCATTACACCAATACAGGCTAAGCATTTAACTGGAAACGGGTTTGAATCACTTGAAAAACTTGGCTTAACGCTGACGGGTAATACTGTACATGATGCTAGCTTGGTCAACGCTTATTTAGATGCTTACGACGTAGACAGTAGTGTCAGCAAGCGCGACCAACGTTTGGCTAAGAAACAACGACTGATCGACCTAGCGCCGCAAGCATTCAGTGCTGAGTTTGCCAAATTAGAAGCGGATTCCGACAACAGTTTTGGTGACGCACTATTGGCGGACAGCTATCTGAAACAGGTCGATTTACCGGGCTTGTTTGATTCATCGCGCATTGAACGTACGCTAGATTTTATCTATCAAACCAACTTTGTTAGCAACAGCCCTAAATTGGGGGTTGCGAATATGACGCTGGCAGATGGTAGACCTCACGATGCGTTTCAGGCGCAAGATGTTTGGATTGGCGTTCAGTTTAGTGTTGCGACTGCACTGCGTCTTGCGGGTAAACAAGAGCAAGCAGAATGTTTGATGGACACGGTATATCAGGCACTTTACAGCATGGCAAAAATTCCTTTTGCAGCTCCAGAAGGGTTTAACTGCTCTGTTACTGTAAGCGGCAAAGACATTGCACAACGCTTTGACCTGAAGTCAGAGGTGGCGAGTGAGTTGTTACTGCAATTACAGAAGGTTGGCCACTTGTTTGCTGATGGTCGGGTGAATCCTGAGCTGACTCAAAATATTGAGGAGTTTGCGCTGAGTTTGTCCAAACTACCGTCAAACGTCGACTATCGTGATCTCCACACTTGGTTGTTGAGTACCGGTTTGAAATACACAGCCGGACGTTATTTCCGTCCTGGAATGATCTACGCCTATCTCTATAGATAG
- a CDS encoding aldose 1-epimerase has product MFKLIKNNFGELNSTTILNSELGIKVDIIQDFGAIINQYRVNHSPFSFIVGYQDSHDLIQSHPFFSRSAKLFPFPNRLKAGQYRYRQRDYTLAANFPWSEHAVHGLLYNQPFKLVAHEANSEYAEATFRFETTKLADGYPFAFRLDVRYRIDYQGTLSCNTTITNLGTEHFPFGDAWHPYFSLGCDLKHCQLTMAAHTELEHQHDLPTGQYLSSNVFSTPTSLEGVNLNNCYQFSDSSEQTLELIRDDKSASLQFNQGKGYSFVQLYTPPSEPSIAIEPMTCPADAFNNHIGLLELAPEETVQFEWQCQATFV; this is encoded by the coding sequence ATGTTTAAATTAATTAAAAACAATTTTGGGGAACTCAATTCCACAACCATATTAAACTCTGAACTTGGAATTAAAGTCGATATTATTCAAGACTTCGGTGCTATCATTAATCAATATCGAGTTAACCACAGTCCATTTTCATTTATTGTGGGATACCAAGACAGCCATGATTTAATTCAATCTCATCCTTTCTTTTCGCGTAGCGCAAAGCTCTTCCCCTTTCCAAATCGCCTAAAAGCAGGCCAATACCGCTATAGACAACGTGATTACACACTGGCAGCCAACTTTCCATGGTCTGAGCATGCAGTACACGGTTTGCTCTATAACCAACCTTTTAAACTGGTCGCGCATGAAGCCAATAGTGAATACGCCGAAGCCACATTTCGCTTTGAAACCACTAAATTAGCGGATGGGTATCCCTTCGCGTTTCGCCTTGATGTCCGTTATCGGATTGATTATCAAGGAACCTTAAGCTGCAATACGACTATTACCAACTTAGGTACCGAACATTTCCCATTTGGAGACGCATGGCACCCCTACTTTTCTCTCGGTTGTGACCTCAAACATTGTCAACTCACTATGGCGGCTCATACCGAGCTCGAACACCAACACGATTTACCTACCGGGCAATATCTCTCTAGCAACGTCTTCTCTACCCCAACTTCATTGGAAGGCGTTAACCTCAATAACTGCTACCAGTTCAGTGACTCATCAGAGCAAACTCTTGAACTGATACGTGATGATAAGAGCGCTTCTTTGCAGTTCAACCAAGGCAAGGGCTACTCGTTCGTGCAACTCTACACGCCTCCTTCGGAGCCTAGTATTGCGATTGAGCCAATGACCTGCCCTGCTGATGCATTCAATAATCACATTGGTCTACTGGAGCTGGCTCCAGAGGAAACCGTTCAATTTGAGTGGCAGTGCCAAGCCACATTTGTCTAG